The following DNA comes from Glaciihabitans arcticus.
ATTGCTGCGCGACAACCCCGACCTGCTCCGACGCTCACAGGAGGCACGCGGTTCGTCCGTCTCTCTCGTCGATGACGCGATCGCGGCAGACGTTCAGCGGCGGTCCTCCATCCAGCGTTTCGAGAAGCTGCGCGCCGAGCAGAACGCCTTCGGGCGCACGGTCGCGACCGCTCCGAAGGAGGCCAAGAAGGCCCTCGTGCTGCAGGCCCAGGCGCTCGCCGCACAGGTCAAGGAAGCCCAGCAGCTGTCGATAGACGCCGAGACCGAGTTCGTCACGCTGGCCGGAGCTATCCAGAACCCGATCATCGAGGGAGTTCCCGCCGGCGGCGAGGAGAACTTCGTCACCCTGCGCGAGGTGGGAGAGAAGGCGACCTTCGACTTCGAGCCCCGCGATCACGCCGAGCTCGGCGAGCTGCTCGGTGCCATCGACATCACCCGCGGCGTGAAGGTGAGCGGCAGCCGCTTCTACTTCCTCAAGGGTGTCGGCGCGCGCCTCGAGATCGCGCTGATGAACATGGCGCTCGACAAGGCACTGAGCGAGGACTTCGTTCCGCTCATCACCCCGACGCTCGTGCGCCCCGAGATCATGGCGGGCACCGGGTTCCTCGGTGAGCACGCCGACGAGATCTACTACCTGCCCGCCGACGACCTCTACCTGACCGGCACGAGCGAGGTCGCGCTCGCCGGGTTCCACTCCGACGAGATCATCGACGTGGAGAAGGCGCCGCTGCGCTACGCCGGCTGGTCGACCTGCTACCGCCGCGAGGCGGGCTCAGCAGGCAAGGACAACCGCGGCATCCTGCGTGTGCACCAGTTCAACAAGCTGGAGATGTTCAGCTACGTGCTGCCCGAGAACGCCGAGGCCGAGCACGACCGCCTCGTCAGCTTCCAGGAGGCGATGCTGCAGGCGTGCGAGCTCAGCTACCGCGTGATCGACGTCGCCGCCGGTGACCTCGGGTCGAGCGCGGCCCGCAAGTACGACATCGAGGCCTGGGTTCCGACCCAGGGCGCCTACCGCGAGCTCACGAGCACCAGCAACTGCACGACCTACCAGGCGCGCCGACTCGACATCCGCCATCGCGGTGAAGCGGGCAAGACCACGCCGGTTGCCACGCTCAATGGCACACTCGCCACCACGCGCTGGATAGTCGCCATTCTGGAGACGCACCAGCAGGCGGATGGCTCAGTACGCATCCCGAAGGCACTGCAGCCCTACCTGGGCGGCCTCGAAACCTTCGAGCCCGTCGCGTGAGCGCCGATCGCCTGCTGATCGCGCTCGATATCGACGGCACCGTGCTGCACGAGGACGGGACCCTGAGCGAGGCCGTCATCGCCGAGGTGCAGCGCGTGCGCGACCTCGGCCACGAGGTCATGATCGCCACCGGACGCTCGGTCGCGATGACCCTGCCGATCCTCGAACGCCTCTCGATCACCCCGCAGTACGTGGTGTGCTCGAACGGCGCCATCACGCTCGGTCGTGATGCGGGTGCGCCCACCGGATACTCACGCGCCTTCGTCGAGAGCTTCGATCCGAGCGAGGTGCTCACCACGATCAAGGCGAGCCTCGCCGACGCGAACTACGCGGTCGAAGACGAGACCGGCCTGTACCGCTACACCGGCTGGTTTCCGGATGGCACGCTCGGCGCGTCCAGCGAGAAGGTCGAGTTCGAGCAGCTCTCCGCGCATCGCGCCACTCGCGTTGTGGTGATCTCTCCCGATCACCAGATGGAGGATTTTCTCGCCGTCGTCGAGCGAATGGGCCTGCATCGCGTGAGCTACAACGTCGGCTGGACGGCCTGGCTCGACATCGCCCCGGACGGCGTGAACAAGGCGACCGCGCTCGAGCGCGTGCGCAGCCTGCTCGACATCCCGCGCTCATCGGTGATCGCGGTCGGCGACGGACGCAACGACATCGAGATGCTGGAGTGGGCATCGGTCGAGGGGCGCGGTGTCTCAATGGGCCAGGCGCCCGACGAGGTGACCGCCGCGGCCAACGAGTCGACGGGCACCGATCTCGACGACGGTGTAGCAACTCTCTTCGCATCGCTGTAGCACCCCCGAACGGGGGTCAATGCTGAGGCCCCGTCACTTCTACCGGTCGATCTACAGGATGCCGGGGTTGATCTCGGTTACACTCAGACCTTGGTTTCCTTATGGAGGGCTGTCCGAGCGGCCGATGGAGCCAGTCTTGAAAACTGGTGATGTGAAAGCATTCGTGGGTTCGAATCCCACGCCCTCCGCTGCCCTGCACCATTATCGAAGGGATCTCCGATGAGCGAACTCCGCCCACGTTCGGACAGATCAGTAGTCAAGACGACCGGCATAGCCCGCCACGGTCGCCTGCGTAAGGCCGGCCCCTGGGGTGCCATCCTCGCGTTCCTCGGAGCCAGCGTCGTCGTTGTCCTCGTCAGCGGTGCCGCCCTCGCCGGCATCGTCGTCAACCAGCTCAATAACAACCTCAAGCCCGGTGTCGAGCTCGTTCAGCCCACCGACGCACCACCGCCCAGCGTCGGCGCCTACCCCGGTGGATTCAACATGCTCATCGTCGGCAGCGACAAGTGCGAGGAGGATGACGGCTGCAGCGGTCGCGGCTCCGCCAACCTCAACGACGTGACCATGCTCCTGCACGTGTCCGCGGATGGCACCAACGCAACGGCCGTCAGTTTCCCGCGCGACCTCGTCGTCCCCTACCCCTCCTGCCCGCGCGTCGACAAGGACGGCAACCAGACCGGAGCCATGAGCTCCCCGATGACCGGTCGCCCCATCAACGAGACCCTCTACTACGGCGGACTCGCGTGCACCGTGCTCACGGTCGAGGCGCTGACCGGACTCAAGATCCAGTTCGCCGGCCTGATCACCTTCAACGGTGTCATCAAGATGTCCAACGCCGTTGGCGGTGTGCCCGTCTGCTTCGCCGGACCGGTCAAGGATGACAAGACCGGCCTCGACATGGCAGCGGGTACTCATACCCTCAAGGGCTGGCAGGCACTCGCCTTCCTGCGTTCGCGCCACGGTGTCGGCGACGGAAGCGACCTGACCCGCATCAGCTCGCAGCAGGTCTTCCTTTCGTCGTTGGTCCGCACGCTCAAGAGCAAGGACACCCTGGGCGACCCGCTCAAGGTGTACGCGCTCGCCCAGGCCGCGACCTCGTCGATGGAACTGTCGAGCGGTCTCCGTCAGCTCGACAACATGCTGTCCATAGCTGCGAAGCTCAAGGACATCCCGCTCGAGGCTGTCACCTTCGTCCAGTTCCCCGGCGTCACCGGCCAGGGCGGCATCTACCAGGGCAAGGTCGCGCCCGTGCAGTACAAGGTCGACCAGCTGTTCTCGAAGATCCGCGCGGACGAGCCGTTTGCGCTCGCCTCTGTGGGCGACGGCAACGGCTCGGTCGTTGACCCGAACGCCGAGCCCGTAACTCCGGACCCCGCGGCGACGGGCGCTCCGCTCGAAAAGCTGAACATCTCGGGCCAGACCGCTGCGGACGCGACCTGTTCCAACCCGTTCTGATCGATACGAGCGGATGCCGCGGCATCCGCTCGTTCGTACAACCCCCGGTAATCGGCTACGATTACTGACGGAACTGCCCGCACAGGCAGCCCGGGAGACGTCGCATAGTCCGGCCTAGTGCACCACCCTGCTAAGGTGGAGTACCCTAACGGGTACCGAGAGTTCAAATCTCTCCGTCTCCGCAGTTCTCGAAAAGCCCCGGTCTGACCGGGGCTTTTTCGTTTCTCCGCTGCGCACGATGGAGTCGAACATGACCGTCACCACCATCGACGCGCGCACGGCACTCATCGTCGTCGACCTGCAGGCCGGCACGGTCGGCAACCCGACGGTGCACCCGATCGCCGACGTGGTCGCGAACGCGGCTTCGGTGATCGCCGAGTTCCGGAAGCGCAAGCTGCCGGTCGTCATCGCGACCATCGACGGCACCGGACCGGGACGCGCGGAGTTCGGCCGCTGCGCATCCGAATGGCCCGCCGAACTGGTGACGCTGGTGCCCGAGGTCACCGTCGAGGAGGGCGACATGCTCATGACGCGTCGTGCCTGGAGCGCGTTCAGCTCAACCAACCTGCAGCAGCAGCTGAACAATGCGGGGGTCACCCAGGTCGTCATCGTGGGCTTGGCAACGAGCTTCGGCATCGAGCCCACGGCACGTGACGCCTACGACGCCGGCTTCAATGTCCGATGCTCGGCGAGACGGGCACGGCCGCCGAGGTCGTCGCGCTGCTCGGCTAGCGTCTGGAAAAAGGGATGACGTTGTGCTCCGTGCGGAGTACAACTGGAGGGTATGAAACGGCTCTCCGTACTGCTCGCAGTCGCGTTGCTCACGGGCTGCGCCGCGCAGCCTGAGGCACCGGGGGGCACGGAGGCTCCGACATCCACCCCCGTCGCCTTTGACGAGGAGCTGCACGACGAACTGCTCGCCATGCTGGAGCGGGACCAGGCCGGCCGTACCGGCGGCGTCGACAACGAGGGCGACCAGGCGCGCACGAATCGGCTCAAGGAGATCCTCGACGAGCACGGCTGGCCGACCTTCGACCTGGTCGGCGAGGACGGCGAGGATGCCGCGTGGGCGATCGCCCAGCACTCCGACCTGCAGCCGCAGGTGCAGGCCGAGGCCCTGGCGCTGCTCGAGGTGGCGGTCGAGCGCGGGCAGGCATCGCCCGGCAACCTCGCCTACCTGACCGACCGGGTCGCGGTGGGCGCGGGCAAGCAGCAGAGCTACGGCACGCAGGTGGGCTGCGGCCCGAACGGACCGGAGCCCGCAACACCGATCAAGGATGCCGACAACGTCGAGGCCCGCCGGGCGGCAGCCGACCTCGAGTCGCTCGCCGACTACCTCGAGGAGATGGCCGCGATCTGTGCGGAGGACTGAGCACGCCGCCTCGCCGCGGTTATCACCACAGTTCCTCCGGCGGTCAGCCCGAGCATCAGCAGCACTGCGGGCAGCGGCTCGAATCCGGTGCGCGCGAGCTCGGTCGGTTCCTGCCGCGGGGCGATGTCGACCCCGACGGAGATGCTTCCGTCGGTGTCTGCAACAGCCGGCTGCGGCATGACGACCAGCGCTGCGGCGACCAGCACGCCGGCGGCGATGACGCGCGTGCGCCGCCTCACGACGACATCACCTCCTGGCGTCCCTCGGCGCGCGCCTCGTCGAGCAGGCGCTCGAGTTTTGCCGAGTTGCGGCGGCGACCGAGCACCAGCATGGTGATCACGATGGCGACGCCGAGCAGCACGGCCAGATGCAGCCACGGGATGGCCCAGACGACGACGCTGCGGGTGACGGGAGCCACGGCAAGCGATCCGTCGGAGGGCACCGTCGACTCGACGGCGACCTCCATCGTGATCGGCCCGAGCGGCCAGGTCCTGATGGGCTCAGTAGCGACGGTACGGGAGTCGCCGGGGAACAGGTCGCCCCGCGGTGTGCTGACGCCGTCGACGCTCTCGCCGAAGGTCAGCTGCGTATTGCCGGTGTTCTGCGCCGCGTAGCTCACGTCGACGGTGCCGGGCGAGAAGAGGTTCCACGAGGGGGAATAGTCGGCGTCGAGGTCGGTCACGGTGAGCGCGGGGGCGAGGTCGCCCGTCACCTGCGTCATCACGCGGAAGCCGACGCGGCTGTTCACGCCGATCTGCGCACCGTCCTCGGTCGTGCCACTGCTGGTGATCGAAGCGGCGACGCCCGCGGCGTGATCGCCCGGGGTCGCGTTCGCGGGAACGCTGATGGTGAACGGGATGACAGCCGTGGCTCCCGGTTCGATCAGAACGTCATCCACCACAGAAATCCAGGTGCCGGCAGCGACCGACTGCTGGTCGGCCTGCAGCATGTTGAAGCGCCCCGTCTTCGTGAAGTATCCGTCGGCGGCGCTCAGCGCGAAGGTCGTGGCCGTCTTGCCCAGGTTGCGCACGGCGAGATGCTCGGTGACCGAATCGCCGGGTGCGATCTTCTGCTCGACCCAGGCGCGGCCGTCCGGTCCGTCAGCGGTCGCCGGGGCGACCGACCAGGTGACGGACGCCTCGCCGGCTGCGAGCGCGGGTGCCGCGGGAACGACCATTGCGGCCGCCATGACGGCGGCCGCAATGAGGGTGAACTGCTTCATCAAGCTCTACTCGAACAGCGAGAGCGTGAGTGTTGCCGAGTACTGCCCCGGGGCGACGGTTGACGGGGTGAGGAGCTTGAGGCCCGCGTTCGCCGACCAGGAACCCTGGCTGACACTTGCAGCCGACTCGTTGGCTATGGCGAAGATCTCGGCGTCGATGAAGCCCTCGCCGGGGTCCACGGGCGAACCGGCGGCCACCGCGCCCTCATCGGTGCCCGCTGCCAACTGAGGCACCCAGCCGAAGCTGTCGGACGAGTCGATGACGGGCTGGCCGGCGGTGCCGGTGAAGTCGGTGATCGAGCCGAGCACGTACCAGTAGGCGCCGGCCGGGATGTCGGCCGCGTCGCGGGTGTCGGTCACGGTGACGGTGGGCAGCTGGCCAGTGAACTGGCGCGTGTCGTCCGTCGAGCCGTTCTCGGTGAGCGCTGCCGTGCCGCTCGCGACGGTCATGGCGAGGTTGCCGGGGGCGACGAGCGGGTCGATGGCGACTGACACGGCGACGTCGTCGTCTCCATAATCGGCCGCGACTGCGGTGAGTGCGCTGCCACCGATGAGGGCGAGCGTCGTTGCTCCTACGGCCGCGATGGTGGCGCGGTATCCGAATGCACGAGTGTTCAAAGTCTTACTCCAGGGTATGTCCGCGTGAGCGGAGAGCAGTCGCAATAGCGTGCGCGGAGCCTGGAGAGGATGTCTCGTGGCTTCGCTGACACGATCGTGCGGGTAATTCTGACTCGGGTGAGTCACGGGGGGCGAATTGTTGCCAGTCAAGCAGATTTCGAGCGCAACGACTCACGAGGACTATATGTGAACGTGAGGAGATTTGTCGAGCAACATCACAAAGTTGTAGACCTACACGTCAAAAGGTGCCTAGACTGACGAACCTTGACGCCGACAGGATGCATGGACGCTTCCGCCTGGCTCGAAACAAGGAGCTATGGTGCCCTCTAACATTCCCCCGGC
Coding sequences within:
- the serS gene encoding serine--tRNA ligase → MIDPQLLRDNPDLLRRSQEARGSSVSLVDDAIAADVQRRSSIQRFEKLRAEQNAFGRTVATAPKEAKKALVLQAQALAAQVKEAQQLSIDAETEFVTLAGAIQNPIIEGVPAGGEENFVTLREVGEKATFDFEPRDHAELGELLGAIDITRGVKVSGSRFYFLKGVGARLEIALMNMALDKALSEDFVPLITPTLVRPEIMAGTGFLGEHADEIYYLPADDLYLTGTSEVALAGFHSDEIIDVEKAPLRYAGWSTCYRREAGSAGKDNRGILRVHQFNKLEMFSYVLPENAEAEHDRLVSFQEAMLQACELSYRVIDVAAGDLGSSAARKYDIEAWVPTQGAYRELTSTSNCTTYQARRLDIRHRGEAGKTTPVATLNGTLATTRWIVAILETHQQADGSVRIPKALQPYLGGLETFEPVA
- a CDS encoding HAD family hydrolase, with translation MSADRLLIALDIDGTVLHEDGTLSEAVIAEVQRVRDLGHEVMIATGRSVAMTLPILERLSITPQYVVCSNGAITLGRDAGAPTGYSRAFVESFDPSEVLTTIKASLADANYAVEDETGLYRYTGWFPDGTLGASSEKVEFEQLSAHRATRVVVISPDHQMEDFLAVVERMGLHRVSYNVGWTAWLDIAPDGVNKATALERVRSLLDIPRSSVIAVGDGRNDIEMLEWASVEGRGVSMGQAPDEVTAAANESTGTDLDDGVATLFASL
- a CDS encoding LCP family protein, which produces MSELRPRSDRSVVKTTGIARHGRLRKAGPWGAILAFLGASVVVVLVSGAALAGIVVNQLNNNLKPGVELVQPTDAPPPSVGAYPGGFNMLIVGSDKCEEDDGCSGRGSANLNDVTMLLHVSADGTNATAVSFPRDLVVPYPSCPRVDKDGNQTGAMSSPMTGRPINETLYYGGLACTVLTVEALTGLKIQFAGLITFNGVIKMSNAVGGVPVCFAGPVKDDKTGLDMAAGTHTLKGWQALAFLRSRHGVGDGSDLTRISSQQVFLSSLVRTLKSKDTLGDPLKVYALAQAATSSMELSSGLRQLDNMLSIAAKLKDIPLEAVTFVQFPGVTGQGGIYQGKVAPVQYKVDQLFSKIRADEPFALASVGDGNGSVVDPNAEPVTPDPAATGAPLEKLNISGQTAADATCSNPF
- a CDS encoding cysteine hydrolase family protein gives rise to the protein MTVTTIDARTALIVVDLQAGTVGNPTVHPIADVVANAASVIAEFRKRKLPVVIATIDGTGPGRAEFGRCASEWPAELVTLVPEVTVEEGDMLMTRRAWSAFSSTNLQQQLNNAGVTQVVIVGLATSFGIEPTARDAYDAGFNVRCSARRARPPRSSRCSASVWKKG
- a CDS encoding DUF6624 domain-containing protein produces the protein MKRLSVLLAVALLTGCAAQPEAPGGTEAPTSTPVAFDEELHDELLAMLERDQAGRTGGVDNEGDQARTNRLKEILDEHGWPTFDLVGEDGEDAAWAIAQHSDLQPQVQAEALALLEVAVERGQASPGNLAYLTDRVAVGAGKQQSYGTQVGCGPNGPEPATPIKDADNVEARRAAADLESLADYLEEMAAICAED